In Rhodococcus pseudokoreensis, the DNA window TCCATCCGTCCTTCGACGGCGACTACTACATCGACGTCTGCCGCGCGGCGAAGGAAGCAGCGCCCGACATCCACGTGCACGGCTTCACTGCCCTCGAGGTCACCGAAGGAGCCAAACGGCTCGGGGAGCCCCTCGACAAATACCTACAGCGATTAGTCGACGCAGGACTGAAGTCGCTACCGGGCACCGCCGCCGAAATTCTCGACGACGACGTCCGGGCAATCCTCTGCCCGGACAAGATCGACACCGAGGAGTGGCTCGAATGTCACCGCGTCGCCCACTCGATGGGCCTGACGTCGAACGTGACGATGATGTTCGGAACCGTCGAGGAGCCCGTGCACTGGGCGCGGCACTTCCTCCGCACCCGAGAACTCCAGCGTGAGACGGGCGGGTTCACCGAGTTCGTCGGTCTTCCGTTCGTGCACATGGCGGCTCCGCTCTACCTCAAGCGTGGTGCACGCCGCGGGCCGACCTGGCGAGAAGTAGTGCTGGTCCACGCGATTGCGCGAATCGTCTACGACGGGCTCATCGACAACGTGCAGGCGTCGTGGGTCAAGCTCGGACTCGACGGGGTTCGCCAACTGCTCCAGGCCGGAGTGAACGACATCGGCGGGACGTTGATGGACGAGAACATCAGCCGCGCCGCCGGCGCAGCCCACGGCCAGCAGCTCGACGAGACAGACCTGGACGCGGTGGTGCAGGGAATCGGCCGCCGCCTGCGACAGCGCACGACCAACTACATGACGCCTCCCACCCACCAGCTCGCCCTGCACGGTGCGCCCACACACTCACCAGAGGTGATCCTCAGATGACCACAACAAGAAGCGCTTCCACTCTCTCGAAGCCGATCCCCTATATCTACGACAACGACGAGCAGCTCGCCGGTGAGGTCGCGTCGAGGTTGCTTTCGACTCTTGCCCAGGCACAGGACGAGCGCGCCTACGCATCGTTGGTGCTCACCGGAGGACGAACCGGGACAGCGGTGCTCGAGCGACTACGCACCGACCCGAAGCGTGACTTCGTCAACTGGCACCGAGTGAACTTCTTCTGGGGCGACGAGCGCTTCGTCGCCCGACATCACCCCGACCGTAACGAGAAGCAGGCGCGCGAGGCCCTGCTGGACCACCTGCCCGTGGACCCGAGCCGTGTGCACGTCATGGCGCCCTCCGACGGCGGCTTCGGCAACGACGCCACCGCAGTGGCAAACGCCTACCAGGCGCTACTGTGCGCGTACGGGCGCCTGGACAGAACACCTCTGTTCGACATCTGCCTCCTCGGGATGGGCGAGGAAGGTCACGTCGCGTCGATCTTCCCGGACTCACCGGCAGTGCTGGACGAGCAACGTGAAGTGGTGGCGGTGTACAACTGCCCGAAGCCGCCGAGCACCCGCATTTCGCTGACTCTGTCGGCGATCACGCGCTCCCGCGAAGTGTGGCTGATGACTACCGGCGAAACCAAGGCGTCTGCAGTCGCGACACTGATGGAGGAGGGGTTGACCCCTCAGCAACTTCCGGCAGCGGGGGCGCTGGGTTCGCGCGCGACTCGGGTGTTCCTGGACGCCGCCGCAGCGAGCCGGCTGTCCAGCTGCGAAGACCTCAGCGCCTCGGCGCGCTAACTGACGATGTGAAAGACACACCCGAGAATCCGAGTCTTATAATGACGAACCCGCATCCAATCGACCTGATAATTCCGGTCAAGTTACTCTCCGAGGCGAAAACACGACTCCGGGGCGCGGCCGACGGCGGTACCGGAAAGATGAACGCGCACAAGAGGCTGGTCTTGGCGATCGTGCTGGACACAGTCTGCGCTGCGCTGCGGGCACGAGCGGTCGACTCGGTGCTCGTCGTCACCGCGGACCCTGTCGTAGCCCGCAGCGTCGAACGCCTGGGTGCACGCGTACTGGGAAACGAGCCAGCCGGGGGAGTAAACGCGGCATTGAACCACGGCGCGGCCCTCTTGGAGCGGGAACGCCCGGCTCGAGTGGTAGGGGCGTTGCCCGCAGATCTTCCGGCGCTTCGACATCGCGAATTGTCCTCATTCATCTCCGCTGCCGCCGGCAGGCGTGCATTCTGTGCCGACCGGGATGGACAGGGCACCACGTTGCTGCTATCGGCGGCGGGCGAAGGGCTCTTCCCGGCCTTCGGCATCGATTCGGCGCTCGCTCACCAGGCGTCGGGTGCCATAGTTCTCAAGGGTGAATGGCCTTCGCTGAGGTCGGACGTGGACACCGCTTCCGACCTGCGCACGGTCCGGGGATTGGGGCTCGGCGCACGTATGGCTACTCTGGGATCGGCGCGCGAGTTCGCATTCTTGGACAAACACGAGGCCGCGATGATCGACTTCGCCCGCCGCTGGCAGCCCTTCGGTGGCGGAACCGCTGATGACATATTCATTACCTTCGGCGTGCCTCCGTGCCCATACTTCAAGCAATTGACCACACTGTTGTCGTCGAACGTGACTCCTGAACTCGCGGAGAGTCAGCGGCAAGAACTACTGCAACAGGCGAAGCTGCGACTTGCCGAAGAGGCTCGGATTATCCGAACTCCTCGATTGCAGAACCAGCGATGAAGTCGGCCCCTCAGGCTTCGGAAGACCCGGACCTCCCCGACCACGGTTCTGTCAGCGGACTCCGTGTCCTTCCAGTGACAGGTCTTCCGGAGTTCCGGCCGGGCGACGACGTTGCCGAACAGATCGCGCATCAGGCGCCTTGGTTGGTTGACAACGACATCGTCGTGATCACGAGCAAGATTGTATCCAAGTCGGAGGGCCGAATCGTCGATGCGCCAACAGGAGCTCAGGATCGTGAGGCGTTCCGGGCGCTTCTGGTCGAGCAGGAGGCCGTTCGCGTCGTTGCCCGCAAGGGGCCAACCGTCATCACCGAGAACCGTCTGGGGATCGTGCAGGCCGCTTCGGGAATCGATGGCTCCAACGTCTTCACACACGAATTAGCACTACTGCCAACGAACCCCGATGAGAGCGCGCAGTCGATTCGAACAGGGTTGCAGCAACTGCTCGGTGTCAGCGTGGCGGTGATCATCACGGACACGATGGGCCGCGCGTGGCGCCGGGGGCAAACCGACGCAGCGATCGGCAGCGCAGGGATCGCGGTCCTCCACGGCTACGCCGGCACCGGGGACGCGCAGGGCAACGTGCTGGAGGTAACCGAGGTAGCAGTGGCCGACGAACTCGCGGCTGCCGCGATCTGGTCAAAGGCAAGGTGGCGGGAATCCCCGTCGCTGTAGTTCGGGGACTGAAATCATACGACGACGGGTCAGGTGCAGCCGATCTACTGCGTTCCGGTCAAGAGGACTTGTTCTGGCTCGGCACCGCTGAGGCGCTGGCACAGGGCCGCCGTGAGGCTCAATTGCTGCGACATTCGGTCCGCGCTTTCAGCGGCAGGCCGGTTCACCCAGAGCTGATCACGCAGGCGGTCGCCGAATCCCTGACGGCACCAACCCCGCACCACACACGTCCCGTGCGATTTGTATGGCTGCGGTCGCGTGAGGTACGCACGCGACTCCTCGCCGCGATGCGTGAGCAGTGGCGGATCGATCTGACCGTCGACGGCTTACCCCCGGAACAGTTGGAGCGGCGGATCGCCCGCGGCGACATTTTGTTCGGCGCCCCGGAAGTTATCGTCCCCTTCTGTGTACCGGACGGCGCCCACGACTACCCGGACGCCCACCGTCGGTGCGCTGAGTCGACGATGTTCACCGTGGCCGTCGGCGCGGCGGTGCAAGGGCTCCTGGTTTCCCTCGCCGCAAGGGAAGTGGGCAGTTGTTGGATCGGATCCACCATCTTTGCGCCGGAGATCGTCCGCACCGAATTGGGTGTGCCGTCGAACTGGAAGCCGCTCGGCGCCGTGGCGATCGGCTACCCCACACGACCGCGGCATCTCCGTCCGCCCGCAGATGTCGCGGGTGCGCTCGTAGAATTGTGAGTTCGCACTAACGCACTGCCTAACGGCAGCCTTTTGCGGTGTCCGCTGCGCCGCCGTTCGGCCTCGTCAGGCTTGTGCCACAGCGAGACCCGCAACGCGGGTGAGCACGAGGTCACGGAATCGGCCGACATCTAGATCGACAGCCAGACGGGTACCCGGCGCGGCACTCCCTACGGACGCGGTGAGGGAGCTTGACAGCGTGCACACCGTCTGTCCGCGACCGACACCGACACCGGTCTCTACTTCGACTACCGCGGTCTGCAATCGAACGATCGCCGGGTCGACGATCGCTGCGATCACCAAGGCGTCGTGCATGGGCCAGCCGTCCGGCTGAATGTCGCCGTAGCCTCGGATCATCGTTGCGAGGAGTGACCCGGTATGTGACCGCGCCTCGAGTATTGCGAGCGCTGTCTCGTCCAGGGTCGAACGTCGCGTGACATCGAGTCCCAGCAGCCAGGTTTCGAGGT includes these proteins:
- the cofC gene encoding 2-phospho-L-lactate guanylyltransferase, whose product is MTNPHPIDLIIPVKLLSEAKTRLRGAADGGTGKMNAHKRLVLAIVLDTVCAALRARAVDSVLVVTADPVVARSVERLGARVLGNEPAGGVNAALNHGAALLERERPARVVGALPADLPALRHRELSSFISAAAGRRAFCADRDGQGTTLLLSAAGEGLFPAFGIDSALAHQASGAIVLKGEWPSLRSDVDTASDLRTVRGLGLGARMATLGSAREFAFLDKHEAAMIDFARRWQPFGGGTADDIFITFGVPPCPYFKQLTTLLSSNVTPELAESQRQELLQQAKLRLAEEARIIRTPRLQNQR
- the pgl gene encoding 6-phosphogluconolactonase; this encodes MTTTRSASTLSKPIPYIYDNDEQLAGEVASRLLSTLAQAQDERAYASLVLTGGRTGTAVLERLRTDPKRDFVNWHRVNFFWGDERFVARHHPDRNEKQAREALLDHLPVDPSRVHVMAPSDGGFGNDATAVANAYQALLCAYGRLDRTPLFDICLLGMGEEGHVASIFPDSPAVLDEQREVVAVYNCPKPPSTRISLTLSAITRSREVWLMTTGETKASAVATLMEEGLTPQQLPAAGALGSRATRVFLDAAAASRLSSCEDLSASAR